The following DNA comes from Peribacillus sp. FSL E2-0218.
GCTTCCCGATTCCCTGAAAGGATTTTCAAAGCCTCGGCCATTTGGTGGGCCGCCACCATCGTGACCGCCGGTGATATGATGCCCCCTGTGTCACAGGTCATGCCCTGAATGGGGATCGTTTTAAGCAAACAGTGCAGGCAAGGCGTATTTCCGGGAAGGATCGTCAAGGCCATGCCGACACTGCCGACGCATGCCCCATAAATCCATGGAATATGAAGCTTTTGTGACAAATCGTTAATGATCATCCGAGTTTCAAAATTATCGGTTGCGTCCAATATCAAATCAACCCCGCCAAGCTGCTGCTCCAGGTTTTGCGCGGTTGCGTCCATGATGAGGGCATTCACTTCCACTCCATGATCGATCTCGAGTAAATGACGCTTTGCGGCTTCAGCCTTTGGCAGCCTCTCTTCGACATCCCGTTCCGTATACATTTGCTGGCGCTGTAAATTACTAAGCTCCACATAATCCCGATCCACGATGGTGATTTTCCCTACTCCCGCACGGGTAAGGGCCTCGGCGTTTGCAGCCCCCAATGCGCCTGCCCCCAGGAGTAAAACATGCTTCTTTTGGATTTCCAATTGACCCCGCTCACCGATCGGGGCAAATAACGTTTGCCTGGAATATCGTTCTTTCACATCGCCCACCTTATCCAATTCGCTCAGCCCCCGCTTACAGGCGGAATGAAGGCCACTGTATCCCCGTCCGATAAGATCGTGTCATCATCGGCAAATTCTTCATTGACTGCCGTCATTGCGGTTTCAAGGCTCCCTAATTGATAGTCCGCCTTCAATTTTCTTTTCAGCTCGTCCACACTCCAGCCATTTCCTTCTATAGAAATGGACTCTTTTCCTGATTCATCCCTCAATTGGGCAAATAAAAGCACGTTAATCATGGATGTCCATCTCCTTCGGTTTTCCTGATGGATATGGTAAGGTCTCCAACTGGTTCCCGACCCACGTCTCCCCATCTTCCCAATGTTCCTTCTTCCAAATCGGGACAATTTCCTTGATTCTTTCAATCGCATACCGATTCGCCTCATATGCATCGTTTCGATGCGGCGTACTGACGGCAATGACGACTGCGATATCCGTAATATCGAGTTTACCTACACGATGGGTGATCGCCGTTTCCGCTTCAGGCCAACGTTCCTTGATCTCCGCACCGATTTGCTCTAATTTCTTGATCGCCATCGGTTCATAGGCTTCGTAAATTAAGAATAAGGTCTTTTTGCCCTTGGTCATTTCCCGTACCGTCCCAATGAAGGTCGTGACGGCACCTGCATTTCGTTTTACTACTTTATCAATCACTTCCTGAATGACGATCGGATCCTTTGAAATTTTATAATTCATCTCTACCACCCTTTATATCCCATTCCGTTTGCTTAATATGGACAGCTTCTTGATAGTCCTCCCTCGTATTCATATTGAAGAATACGTGTTGAAAACATTCAGGGTTTTCGTGATATAGCTTAAAGTCTTTTTCCCTAATGATTTTCACCGAGATCTTCTCCAGAAAACGGCTCATTTTCAATTCCCGGCTCATCAAACACTCCGTCAGTACAGGGAGACAGGTTTTGTGATAAACCGCAAAAAGAGGCTGGAGCCGCCCATTTATCTCCGGAATGACCGCATCGAATGAAGGCTCGTAATTGGCCATCAATTCATGAATGACAGTGGCACTCACAAAGGGCATATCACAGGCTGCAAGGAAGTGCAGCTGAGTTTGCGAGGCAGTCATACCTGCATGCAAGCCGCCAAGCGGTCCATGATCTTTATGTAAATCAGCAATTAACGGAAGTTGCAGAAAACGATAATCGTCGAATGTATTCGTAATGACCAACACGTTATCGGACACCTTTTTCAGTTCGGATGCCACTCTTGAAATGTTCACATCGCCAGCTATTGTCAGTAATGCCTTATTCTTGCCCATCCGGCTTGATTTTCCACCAGCTAGAAGCAACATCGTCGATTCCATCCGCATCATCCTTCCCTTTTTTCGGTTTAATCGAGCCTACTACGGTAATGCTATACCTACTATGTATCCCAAAAAAGCATCCATTGTATGTAAATAGTTTAATGCAACTTCGAGAATAATGACACCATAGATTGATTGGATCACATCTTGGAATCCTGGTTTCCGATAAACGAAATGCGATATGATACACTTATGAAAAGTGCCCATCAGAGGCACACACTTTACCTCATTTTCAGGCCCGCAGACGGGGAAACAACTAAGTTTTACATAAAATAAATTTTGGTATATTCTAAAAATAGGATATTACCTGGTATGATGATAATATCGATATCTAATTCTCCTGAGGAGGTCACATAATGACTATGAAAAAAGCTATGACAGTTGCTGGATCTGACTCCAGCGGCGGAGCAGGTCTTCAAGCTGATTTAAAGACATTTCAAGAATTCGGCATTTACGGTATGTCCGCTTTAACGACAATCGTGTCGATGGACCCTAAGAATGGCTGGTCCCATAATGTATTCCCTACACCAGTAAATGTTTTGGAGGCCCAAATCGAAACGATTCTATCAATCGGAATTGACGCCATGAAAACAGGTATGCTCGGTTCAGTTGAAATCATCGAACTCGTTGCCCGTAAAATTGACGAGTTGAAATTGGACAAAGTCGTAATCGACCCAGTTATGGTATGCAAAGGTGAGGATGAAGTATTGCACCCTGAAACAGCCGTGGCTCTGCGTGATCTACTCGTTCCGCGTGCAACGGTAGTGACGCCTAACCTTTTCGAGGCTGCCCAATTAGCAGGGACGGCGCCTATCAAAACGATCGATGATATGAAGGCTGCCGCCGAAAAAATACATGCACTTGGTGCAAAATATGTCTTGATCAAGGGTGGAAATAAGCTTGATCTTGATAAAGCCATCGACCTTCTCTATGATGGAAAAGAATTTGAAATCCTTGAATCCGAGAAAATTGAAACAACCAATACACATGGTGCCGGCTGTTCATCATCAGCGGCGATTACAGCGCAGCTGGCTGAAGGAAAAAGCCCGCGAGAGGCCATCCACATCGCGAAAGACTTCATTACAGAAGCGGTTCGCCATTCCTGGAAGATGAATGACTATGTAGGACCGGTCAACCATGGGGCATACCATAAATATGGAAATGCGCAAAACACACAAAAATAAATCATCACGTTTACGGGCCGCTCCAATTCATCGAGCGGCCTTTTTCGCTTTTTTTGATTTTATTTAGTAAAATGGGAAGAAGGAAAAGCTTATCTAGCCGCCCAGTTAAGGAGGAAATTATAGAATGAAACCTATAGACCGCACCGAGGTGCAAAATGCTATTGATTCTTTCGCCGGAAAAGATGTATATCTTCACCTGGAAACGACAAATGGTGCCTATGCCACTCATGTAGATGAAGCCTTCTTTTCGGCAGGTGCTTATATTCGTAACGCTCTTATACAATATGAACATGGCAAGATCGTTGGGGACGGCCCCTACCGCATCGGCTTAAAGCTCAATATCGGCTGGGTATATGCAGAAGGCGTAAACCACTTCGAAGTGGATGAACAAGGAAGGTTGCTAGTCGCAGGTCTTGATTTTTCCGGAAAGCTTGCCGTCTCCATGCAGCTCAGTCCCACACCCTTTGAATGATCCTGACATACCTTTAATCCCATTCCCATTTACCTTTAACCATACTCAATGTAAGTAAACGGAAGGAGAAATATACCTTGGAAAAAGAACGTCATGTTTTAGTCATTTTCCCACATCCCGATGATGAAGCCTTCTCGGTTTCCGGTACGGTTGCCATCCATAGAGAAGCGGGCACACCTGTTACCTATTTATGCTTAACACTAGGAGAAATGGGACGTAATTTAGGCAATCCGCCATTTGCAACGAGAGAATCGCTCCCCAAAATCCGTAAAAAGGAATTGATCGATGCAGCAAATGCGATCGGCATTGAAGACTTACGCATGCTCGGCTTGCGTGATAAGACGATAGAATTCGAGGATGATGAAAAGCTGACGTCCATATTTACCGATGCCATCAATGAATTGAATCCATCATTGATCATCACGTTTTACCCAGGATACAGCGTCCATCCTGACCATGAAGCGACGGCGAGGGCCGTGGTTCGTGCCGTGGAAAGAATCGAGGAAACGAAACGTCCAAAACTTCATTGTGTCGCATTCTCCAACAACTGCATCCAAGAGTTAGGGCAACCTGACATCATCCATGATATCACTGCGGTCGAAGAGAAAAAAGTTGCTGCCGTTACGGCTCACCGTTCCCAAACGGAGGCGATGGTACTTGATTGGAAGGAAAAATTCGAAAATCAGGATGCCGATTTCCTAGAGTGGATACGCAAGGAACGATTATGGACCTATAAATTTTGAAGAAACCGCCCATTAGGCGGTTTCTTTGTTTATGGCATAAAAAAAACGCCTGTTATATACAGGCGGAGAAAGGGGGATACTTTGGAAAATCAATCATATAACTAGCATGCCCTCATTTTTTCATTTTATACTTTAAGCAGACATCCGCTCTTCCGCCTGCAGTTTCTTTCTGCTCGAGGCTTTTTTACCATGTACCAAGAAATAAATTCCGATAAGTATGAATGAGAAACTCGACATGCCGATGAATAACCCTTTGAATCCGGTAAATGGGATAAGGAAACCCAATAGGAACGGGCCAACCCCAATCCCGAAATCATACATGGTGAAAAACGTGGAAGTGGCCAAACCCATCCGATTTGACGGTGCCTCCTTGATGGAAATCGCTTGGCAGCTTGATTGGAACGTACCATACCCAACACCGATAAAAGCACCGGCTACCAGAAGCGTGATTCCATGATGGGATTGGCTGAGGATGACCATGCCGACCGCATAAAAAATCAAGGCCGGATAAATCACCGCATTCTCCCCCTTCACATCAAACATCCGTCCTGTAAACGGTCGCGACGCAAGCAGGAATACGGCAAATACGACGAAGAAAAAGCTTGCGGCATCCATCAAATTCATTTCCTTTGCAAACGATGTTAAATAAGACAAGATGCTCGAATAAGTAAATCCGGCAAATCCGATGAAAATGGCAATCGGCAGGGCACTTTTTTCAAAGTAATCACTGATCTTAAACCCTTTTCGTGATGAAACTTTGCCCTTTTCGCCTTCTGGCACATTCATGAACAACGAAGCGACTAAAGCAAATGCGGCAAACACCGAGGCAGCATAGAAGATGATTGAATAACTAAAATGCTGGGTGATCAGCAAACCGATAAACGGACCGAAAGCCATGGCCAAGTTTGTACTCATCGCAAAATACCCTGTCCCCTCCCCACGCCTTTCATTCGGAATGATATCTGCGGCAATCGTTCCGGTTGCAGTCGTCGCAAGACCAAAAGCGAAACCGTGAATAAGCCGGTCGATCAATAGAAGAAACAAACCATTGACCATGAAATAGCCAATCGAAGCTAACAAAAATAAAATCAAGGAACCAAAAAGCATTTTTTTGCGGCCGACCTGGTCAATTTTCTTCCCGGCAACCGGTCTGACCAGCACAGCCCCAAGGACAAAAATACTTGAAGCGAGTCCCGCCTGGGCTTGAGACGCATGGAATTGATCGATCGTGTAAATCGTCAATGTCACCATCAACACATAAAAAGTTAAAAAGAGAAAAAAGTTCGCTGAAGACACAATCAGAAAATCTTTCGTCCACAGCTTTGGTTTTTGATTCATGTAAAATCCTTCTTCCTTACAATTGTTTTAATTTTTCCTTCAAGAATTTCAAGGTTTTTTGCGTTACCTCAAGATCCTCTTCGGCCATACCACTCAATAATTGGTGCTCAAATTCCTCCACCACTTTTTTGGCCTCTTGAAAAGTCCTTTTACCGGACTCCGTTAACTGTATTCTCCGTTCCCGCTTATCTTTCCCGGGTATTTGTTCGATTAAATCACGTTCCTCCAAACGGTTCACCGTCCGTGTAACCGTCGGCTTCTCCACATCGAGATAGTTGCTGATTTCCACAAGCGTCGAACTCCCATATTGATTCAAATAAAAAACAATCAACCACTGAGAATGAAAAAGATCAACCTTAGCCAATTGTTCGTTCAACTTTTTTGTAAATGACCTCGAGAACTGTAAATTTTGATGAAAAAACCCATCATGGAAGGGCATAGGTATTCCTCCTGTAAAGTAGTTACCTAGGTAACTATACAATATTTCTTTATTAAAGTCCAGCCTCCAAACGAAGAATCCGAGCCCTGAACACAACTTAACAGCAGGTTCTTGATCAAATGTTCGTTTTGACTGATTGCGGATGATTCGGGATGGTTACTCGGCAGACGATAACCATTGTCGGTTCGGGGCGGTTTCTCGGAAGTTGCTTGCGAATATCGGGAATTCACTCGGCGAATTTGGGACTTTTACTCGCCAATTTGACGACTTTACTCGCCAATTTGGGCGTTGCCTCGAAATGTGAGGCGGGTTCTCGGAAAGATATCGCTTTTCACACGCTTTTTTGCTGTTTCGCGCCAATTTCTGGCGTTGCTCATCAATTTGACGCGGTTTCTCCGCATGACTACTGCTTATTTTCACGATTTCAGCGCGTTACTCACCAATTCATGCAGCAGCAGGAGCCCCCGCCATTGGGCGAGGGCTTCACGTGTAACAATAAAAATCGGTGTAGGTAAGCGTTCGCACAACTGCGGGCATTTTTTCGCTGCCTCTATTAGCGGGGGCCTGAATCCTTCAGGGCATATTTCCTTCTAATTGGGATAGGGGCAGACGATAAAGTTTATCATCTGTTTCATCGGGATTTCCTCGTCCGTCCGTATTGTTACTTATGAAGTATAGGAATTCTTCATCCACGAAGACATCGCGGATCCGCCCGGCATTCGTGATGATATCCGTCATTTTGCCGCTCTTGATATCGTACTGCTTAAGCGATTCACCTCTTAAGGCTGCAATAAATAGCTTCCCATCAAAATAGGCCAGTCCGGAGGGGGCCCAAGTGTTTTCGCCTGAGTGGATCAATGGATTGATCATATCCGGTTTTTGCTGATCACCTTCAATCTCCGGCCAGCCATAGTTCTTGCCTGGATCAATTTCATTTATTTCATCATGAGCGGACTCTCCGTGCTCGCTTTCATATAACTTCCCGGCATCATCCCAGGCCAGTCCTTGCGGGTTGCGATGGCCATACGAATAGACGTACGAATTTGCGAAAGGATTATCTTTAGGAATGGTGCCGTCTGGATTCATGCGCAAAATCTTCCCGCCTAATGAAACAGTATCTTGTGCGATTTCCGGTTTCTTGGCATCCCCTGTTGTTGCGTAAAGCATGCCATCGGGGCCAAGCTTGAGGCGTCCGCCGTGATGGTAGTCACCGCTTGGTATTCCATCGATTAACGTTTCTCGCTCCAGCCATTTATCATTGTCCTTTTGCAGGGAGACGATTCGGTTGATGGAATTCCCACTGCCATCTTCGTACGTATAATAGGCGTAGGCTCGCCTGCTTTCAGAAAAGTCGGGCGTCAATAAAAAACCAAGCAGTCCAGCTTCCGCTTTTGAAGATAATGTTTTCTTAAGCTCGACCGGTTGCCGTGTCAGCTTGCCCTTGTTCCATTCCACGATGGAGCCTGTCCGTTCTGAAACATACATCGCACTCCCAACCTTTTGGATCGACCATGGGGAATGCAGATTCGTCACGAGTACTTCAGGATCTTGACCAAGCGTGCCCGCCACTTCTTTATCAGGCTTTGGATCGGTTTTGCTGTCCTCTTCTTTGCCATTACAACCTGCCAGAGTCAATGCAGCCATAAGGAAATATAGAAGCCATCTTTTCAAACGCCTTTCCCCCTTCGATTCGTGAGTTTAATAGGCTGACTGTTTGAGCACCTTCAATATTGCCTGCGCTACACCTGATTCATCATTCTTGCCTGTCACTTCATCACACAGTTTTTGAATGTCGAGCGGGGCATTTCCCATGGCCACAGCCAAGCCTACCCGTTCAAACATGGATACATCATTATAATTATCGCCGATGGCCATCGTTTCCTGCATGGAACCGGATTTTTCCTTCACATATGCTTCGAGCGCCGTACCTTTTTGGGCTTCCGTACTCATGATTTCCACATTTTCACGTCCTGATGAGGTGACGGTGACTCCACCTTGCCCGTTCAATTTCGAAGCAACTTGATTCAATAAATCTAAATCTTTGGAGAAGCTGAGGATTTTATAATATTCCACATTAGAATGGCTGAATAGCTCGGAATAGTCGGAGATCGATGTAACTTGTCCAAGCTGCAAGCGCTCCTCTGCGAATTTCCTCATTCTCTCGGCATCCATCTCGGGATTGGCCGTTACGAATATGTCCACCAAAACGGATATTGATTTTTCGTAATTTTTGGAATAAATCCCCTGGCTCGTATAAATTTCGAAATAAATCCCTTGTTCCTCAAGGATTTCAGCGACCATTTTTGCAGTGGCAGCAGACATTGGATTCGAAGCGGCAATCTTTCCTTCCTTTGTGAACAAGGCCGCCCCATTCACAGAGATGACAGGGCAATCGATATTCGCTTCATCTAAAGCGAACCTTGCTTCGACGTATGATCTCCCAGTGGCGATGATCACTTCCACCCCTTCTCTTTGTGCCTTCTGGATCGCCTCTTTATTTTCCACACTGACCTTTTGCATTTTGTTTAATAATGTTCCGTCCATGTCAATCGCAATCGTCTTTATCAATTCAACCGGCTCCTTTATTACAATATAATCCCTATTCTAACCGAAAGAGCGTCGATAAACACGTTTTACAACCTTGCAGTGAATATTGATCGAAAAAATATAAATAAACTGCACCTGATAAGGAGAGGTGCAGTTCAATTTTTTAATGCAGGATCGTTTGGCTGTCAATCGCCTGCGCCCGTTCAATGATCTGTTCATGAATGTCACTACGAATGTCATCTATCGCAGTAAAGTCCATGGCTTTCACATAAATTTTTTCAAGTTCGTCATGCAGCTCTTTTGCTTTGGCCAGGCTTGCTGTCGCTTCATTCATCTTCTCCCTGTACCTGGAGGAAACATCCTTGATCTGATCGGCATAAATTTCATCCGTTCCCGGCAGGATCGCCGTTTTATATATATCGATGATCTCATCACCTTCGCAGCTCGGAAAATATTCATGAGGAGCTGTGCTGTCGAATATGGCGATACCTACCTCGCGGACGATGACCATGTCCAGGCTATGCGGATCGAAACCGCAATGATACACCTCCACATCGAAGCCCCTTTGCTCCGCAGCCTTTGCAATCTTTTTCAGCATCGTCGATTTTCCCGAACCGGGACGCCCTTTTAAAAAGTAGCGTTTCTGTACGCCCTCCGTGATATTCGGTATGAAATCGACCGCTCCCTTTGGCGTGGCGGCACCTAAAAAACGATGACGAACATCCGCCTTCTTATTAAGGACGATATCTCGATAAAAGCCTTCTATCAATTTATTGGTCAGCCCATTCAATTTAGCGAAGTCGATGTTTGCCTTATAGATGTCCTCCCATTCATCATGTATCTTCAATGCTTCGGAGAAAAGGGCATAGGCCTTCTCGAAGCTTTTGCTTCTCGCATTCGTCAGCCTTATGATGGACGCTCTTTCCGAAGCGAGCTGCTGTGAATTCCAGGCTGACCCCAAATTGACATATTCCTCTACAGCCCCTGGTGCCTTCGGTTCAATCACATGCGGAGCGGTCCCATCCACAAGACCGATTTTCAAAGCCGGTATGATGACCCCATCGATGGAATCATTATCGGAAGAACAATGTAAATACTCGATATCAAAGTTTTTATCCAGCCATTCCTGGCCGATTTTTTTCATGATGGTCGATTTTCCCGAACCAGGTCCGCCTTTTAAAATGAATAATCTTTCCAAACCTGCCAAATTCGAATCATATAAACTATAAAAACCTTTAGCGGTATTGCCGCCGGCGAAATAATGCATCACTTTTCCCGTCACTTCCACACTCTCCCTCACAATAGAAATGTGATCTTCAAGACAGCGTATGCGGCAAAAATCAAATAGGTGAATGCCCAAGGATGCCATTGTCCTATTTGATAAGAGCGACGGACTCCGCCTGCGTGATTTCGAGGAAATCTGCCGGATTCAGGACAATCTGGGTGCCGATCCTCCCCGCGCTTACGATGATTTCAAACAAGTTCGATGCACTTTCATCGATGAAGGTCGGGTATTGCTTTTTCATGCCGATCGGTGAACAGCCCCCCCGTATGTAGCCGGTGTTTTTTTGAAGGTCCTTGACGGCGAGCATTTCCATTTTTTTCGCTCCTGCCGCCTTGGCCGCTTTTTTCATATCCAGTTCGGCCGCTACTGGAATCACAAAAACATAAAGCTGCTGCGGCCCGCTATGGGTAACGAGCGTTTTAAAGACGCTTCCAGGCGCCTTTCCGATTTTTTCGGCGACGGTAATTCCATCGATCTTTCCATCACGTGCATCATAACTCATCATCCCATATTCGATTGAATGGTTATCAAGAATTCGCATTGCATTCGTTTTACTGGCTCCCATATGACATTCCCCTTATCTTTTTTACCATCTTATCAAAAACAAAAGCACAGTGCTTATGCAGCTGTGCCTTTCCTTCACGTTCATTCCAAATGGCGTCTTTGAAATTCGGCAATGCGGCTGTAGTCAGCCTCCAATTGCCTGCTCACGGATAAATAGATCGACATCAGCTCTTCGTAAACTTTAACGTTAGCCTCGATCGGCACAAGCTCATCCGTATCGCCTATCATCCCTTCCACTTCATCGAGGCTTTCGATTTCCCCTAAAGCATAAAGCCCAAGCACGGCTGCCCCTAAGCTAGAACTTTCAAAGCTTTCAGGGATCGTCACGTTCTGATTGAAGACATCAGCCATGATTTGACGCCACAGCTTCGAGCGGACAAACCCGCCACTTGCATGGATCTTCTCGGGTGCGCCAGCCAGTTCCCTTACAGCAAGGAGGACACTATAGAGGTTATACATCACGCCTTCGAGTACCGCCCGGACCATATGATCACGTGTATGGTGAAGGGCCAATCCAAAGAAGGAGCCCCTTGCATCGGCACTCCATAATGGCGCACGCTCCCCAGCCATATACGGGTGGAAAATGAGCCCATCCGATCCAGGTGCAATAGTCGAGGCCATATCCGTCAAAATTTCATAAGAATCCAGTCCGGAAGCCTTCGCTTTTTCAATTTCGACACGGCCAAATTGATCTCGAGCCCAGCGGAAGGTGATGCCCCCGTTATTGACCGGCCCGCCGATCACCCAATGATTTTCAGTAAGAGCGTAACAGAAGGTCCTGCCTTTTGGATCAGTAAGCGGGCGATCACTGACGGTCCTTACTGCACCGCTCGTGCCGACCGTGATTGCCAGGACCCCTGGCTTGATGGCATTTTGCCCTAAGTTGGCAAGTACGCCATCACTCGCACCGATCACGAACGGGGTGCCTTCCTGAATGTTCATGGCTGCGGCCAATTCCGTACTTAAGCCAGAAAGGACCTGTGTTGTCGGGACAAGCGCCGGCAGCCTGTCCGCATCGATTCCGGCAATGCTAAGTGCCTCTTCATCCCATTTCAGCTCATTCAAGTTGAACATACCCGTTGCGGAAGCTAGCGAGTGATCCATCACATACTCATTGAAGAATTTATAAAAGATATATTCTTTGATTCCGATGAATTTGTATGTATCTTCAAAAATGTCCGGATGCTCGTTTCTTAACCACATGATTTTCGTAATCGGGGACATCGGGTGAATGGGGGTCCCTGTCCGATGATACAATTGCATCCCTTGTTCCGAGGCCTTCAATTGCTCTGCATAAGCAACACTTCGGTTATCTGCCCAAGTCATGCTATTCGTCAGCGGCCTGCCGTCCTTCCCCATGGCGATCAAGCTATGCATCGCTGAACTGAATGATAGGAAGCCCAGTTCGTCCTTGCCCACTTCACTTGCTATCATCACTTCGGCTATCGCCAGGATGACCGCTTTATATATTTCCTCGGGGTCTTGTTCAGCAACGGACGGGGTAGGGCTATGAAGGGGATATCCTTTCGAACATGATTGGACGACCTCCCCCCCTTTTGAAAAAAGAACGACCTTCGTACTTGTCGTGCCGATATCGATGCCCATCATATAACCTGCCATACTAACATCATGCTCCTTCCTCTTAAACGATTGAATTCAATAGTAAAAATGGAAGCTGTGGAACGATTGCTATGATCGAGTCCACAACCATTAAGATTTTTTTCATTTGTGAAATATCCTTCATTTAATACCAATAATTTCATCTTAACACACGCTGCAGAAGGACGGGCATTACGGATCCGATCTGGATAACACGATGAGTGATCCCTGAACCGCTTTACTAGAGTATCCATATCTATCATTTTTTAGAGGCGGCTCGCAATTTCAATGAAAAAAGGAGCAGCGAATCCGTTCATGATGAACTAAACCCGATGCCCCATCTATTCTGAAGTGCTGTCATTCACCAATAAAAAGAGGCCCTGCTTTACGCTTGATTTCTTCCTCCAAATATAAGGGATAAGCAAGAAGGAAGCAGGTGGATGGGCCGGATGATTTTTCGATATCGACTCTATTGCTTATACAATCGGGAACACCTTCCCCGCTTCGGTCCAGGTGCTTCCATTCATAGGCGATTCCCTTCGATCCGATTGGAAGCGCCTCCACTCCTTCAAGCTCACAAAGACTTTTATATAAGGATAGAGGGGCAACCCATTCTTGCTGTTTCAGCACGTCCTCCCCGACGAGCGGCCTGCCGATGAGGGCCATTTTCCGTGAATGGTTTGGTTGCATTGCCAGGTCATTCCTTCGCTTGCCAAGGACGATGAGACCAAGAGCCGATTGAAGCAGCGGCATGTTCGTTTCCGTGCTTCCCGTAATCGGAAGATCCAGACCCAATTCGTCCAAGCCTTGCATGATACCTTTGCTCAAGCC
Coding sequences within:
- a CDS encoding PRK06851 family protein, with translation MTGKVMHYFAGGNTAKGFYSLYDSNLAGLERLFILKGGPGSGKSTIMKKIGQEWLDKNFDIEYLHCSSDNDSIDGVIIPALKIGLVDGTAPHVIEPKAPGAVEEYVNLGSAWNSQQLASERASIIRLTNARSKSFEKAYALFSEALKIHDEWEDIYKANIDFAKLNGLTNKLIEGFYRDIVLNKKADVRHRFLGAATPKGAVDFIPNITEGVQKRYFLKGRPGSGKSTMLKKIAKAAEQRGFDVEVYHCGFDPHSLDMVIVREVGIAIFDSTAPHEYFPSCEGDEIIDIYKTAILPGTDEIYADQIKDVSSRYREKMNEATASLAKAKELHDELEKIYVKAMDFTAIDDIRSDIHEQIIERAQAIDSQTILH
- the ybaK gene encoding Cys-tRNA(Pro) deacylase, translated to MGASKTNAMRILDNHSIEYGMMSYDARDGKIDGITVAEKIGKAPGSVFKTLVTHSGPQQLYVFVIPVAAELDMKKAAKAAGAKKMEMLAVKDLQKNTGYIRGGCSPIGMKKQYPTFIDESASNLFEIIVSAGRIGTQIVLNPADFLEITQAESVALIK
- the gntK gene encoding gluconokinase gives rise to the protein MAGYMMGIDIGTTSTKVVLFSKGGEVVQSCSKGYPLHSPTPSVAEQDPEEIYKAVILAIAEVMIASEVGKDELGFLSFSSAMHSLIAMGKDGRPLTNSMTWADNRSVAYAEQLKASEQGMQLYHRTGTPIHPMSPITKIMWLRNEHPDIFEDTYKFIGIKEYIFYKFFNEYVMDHSLASATGMFNLNELKWDEEALSIAGIDADRLPALVPTTQVLSGLSTELAAAMNIQEGTPFVIGASDGVLANLGQNAIKPGVLAITVGTSGAVRTVSDRPLTDPKGRTFCYALTENHWVIGGPVNNGGITFRWARDQFGRVEIEKAKASGLDSYEILTDMASTIAPGSDGLIFHPYMAGERAPLWSADARGSFFGLALHHTRDHMVRAVLEGVMYNLYSVLLAVRELAGAPEKIHASGGFVRSKLWRQIMADVFNQNVTIPESFESSSLGAAVLGLYALGEIESLDEVEGMIGDTDELVPIEANVKVYEELMSIYLSVSRQLEADYSRIAEFQRRHLE
- a CDS encoding Cof-type HAD-IIB family hydrolase, which encodes MIKTIAIDMDGTLLNKMQKVSVENKEAIQKAQREGVEVIIATGRSYVEARFALDEANIDCPVISVNGAALFTKEGKIAASNPMSAATAKMVAEILEEQGIYFEIYTSQGIYSKNYEKSISVLVDIFVTANPEMDAERMRKFAEERLQLGQVTSISDYSELFSHSNVEYYKILSFSKDLDLLNQVASKLNGQGGVTVTSSGRENVEIMSTEAQKGTALEAYVKEKSGSMQETMAIGDNYNDVSMFERVGLAVAMGNAPLDIQKLCDEVTGKNDESGVAQAILKVLKQSAY